The Lampris incognitus isolate fLamInc1 chromosome 15, fLamInc1.hap2, whole genome shotgun sequence genomic interval AGACCTCATAATATAGACCATACTTACTCACATTGTAAACACATTCTGTTTACATACCGTTGTGTTTGTTGTCCGGTTGTTGCTCAGACATAGAGCTGTACAACATCTTGGTTGAACTGCCATTATCTTTCAATCTCCTGAAAATTGTACTGACTAACACCAACTAGATTGGCCACACATTTTACAGGCAGTGGTATTTCAAAAAGACAGGTTAGGAAATCAGCAGAGAACTCAAATTTTGGGCATCCCCTTTCCCCCTTTTCAAGTGTGAACAATATAGGACGTCGTTCCTCTTCAATGCCAGCATGCACAAGTCTGTCTAACTGTCTCAGACCCTCTGTTATGGCGGAAGGTATAGCCGAATTCAGGGTGCTGCATCAATTAAGATGTATTCTTGATTGCAGACATAATCCAAACAATCAAGGTCAACAGAGGGCTGTTCAAATATCCATTGTAGTCTAGTCGTAAGACGTTCCAGTATGCTACGTCGTAGGCTTtcttgttgttcttgttaaaaatggcatgtgctaatgtgtacagagaaaaatagtcaaatgctgtgtgtgtgtgtgtgtgtgtgtgtgtgtgtgtgtgcgtgcacgcatcaggccattcttatatTTCTCTATGGTGtggttgtagagcacttgctataacaaggtaaATGGTGTcattgctctaacttggtatcgcagatgttatgttgctgttggtgctgtgtgaactatagatgggtatactatatttgttagcccaaATAATTTTGATATCAAATCTATAAATatcaaaattgatttgatttgttagccccccaatatcaccaccagccatcaCTGCAGAATGTGTGTATCAAACACACATTCCTCAGAAAAGCTCCAAGAGCTATAATGCTATGATCGATAGAAATGGGACACTCACTCTCCACAGCTGCCCCAATGGCAAAGTCAGCAGGTGAGTAGAACTCAGGATTGTTCACAGTAGAGCCTGGCTTGGGGATGCGTGTCTTCTTTAGGAATTGGCCACCAATGATTCCAGAGTTGCGTCTGGTCTTTTCAAAAATGCTGATCATGTCGTCGGACAGGAAGTAAGACAGGATGAAATGGCGGCTCTCATCATGGGGATTCTGTGAGTCCTGGGATATCAGATAGAGAATGGGAAATGAACACCGGCCATATGCTATATATGGTATTTGTTGCGGCAGCCAGTTTGGCTTACAGTATAATAAACCATCCTTGAGAATTGCTCTTATATTCTGAAAACTAGATTTAACTGTTGGGATACTGAAAATTGACTGGCGAATTTCAGACTCAGTGGTCAGAAATTCAGTGGTCAGAAGTAGCTGGTGGATGGAAAAGTCAAGTTACTTGCCCTGGGTTATCTCAGAGAGCCGCATCTAGTCAATGATAGACCACTGTTTGTCATAAATAAGGAGTTTATTTAGGATGACAAGTACGACCAGCTCCCTAAGAAATCTCACCAGCTTGGCGATGTAGCGCAACACTTTGTGGTCATTCTCCCAGATCTTTTTCAGGTCCTTTTTGGGAGGTTTGGGGTTTAGAGATAGGCAGTTTTGCAGAGAGTCCTCCAGAGAGCCAAAACCATTGTAAGGAGGAAACTCCTGCAAGGGTGGATCACACTGAGGAGAAAATAGGATAAGAGTGAGAATTGGTTATATATTATGGAGCCACATCCTCTAAAACAAATATACATTGCAATAATGAGCAAGGGTTGCCTGGGAGTGACGCCAGCCTCCTAAGTAAATTTAATAAAATTTCTACAGCAAACGCGACTCCTTCACAAACAGGAGTACCATAGGGGTAGAGAGGAGTAGTCTTGACTCCTTTACACAGATCCCTGTACGGCAGAGATTTCCAGGTGGATTTGCACCATAGCCCAAATTTGACTTAATTTTtccataaaataaaaatattcaaTACAGTGTTAGTCTGTGAAATCATGACTTATATCTTACTATTatatattttttgaggaaaggAAACTTGATGAAAAATATTCTCTCTTGACGTCAAGGCCCCAAAATCCCTCTTGTTGGGTGGGATAAAATGGTTGTCCAGAACAAATACGAAATGTCAGCAAGTTACAGAAGTATGTCAGAATTGTGAATAAAGCAGTCGGATTAACAATAAGCCATCTACAAAAATAGGTGTCGACGCAACTAACATGGTGTTGCATTGACAGCGAAAGTATAGTAAGTGAAAATACAGACCAATTCCTGCAAAAATCACTCACCTGTCACTCGTGCAATTTGGCCTTAAGACATGTCAATAACTAATTAGGTACTGGCATGCTCTGTAAATATTGTGTTGGAATATTTACCCTTGATAACAGAAAACACAGAGTGATGTCTTTTTTTTAGCACGGCTGATTCCTTTTCCTTCAAGAGTGTAAAACACACTTTCTTACCTTGCTGCCACCCTGAAATGTGCTGACCTTCTTGGGTCTCTCCATGGACTTTATCTCGATGTCAGGGTGGTTTTTCTGGAAATAGCTTTTGGTGAAGTCATCGAAGTCATGCAGCAGGAAGCGTCGGCCCATTAGCTCCACTGTTTCTCCAACTCGAAAGTCCTTGGGGGAATAATATTCTTGCACTTCCTTTGGTGAGACCTCAAGTACACATTTTGGGAAGGGCTCTGAAGAGAGGAGACATTGATAAATGCAAAAAGAGGACATTTCCTTCAAATCTCAATGTTTTTGAGAAGATATAGCTTATTTCAACAACAAGGAGTATGGAAGGGACACTATATTACTTGATGACAGCAACTAAGGGGTACATCAAACATGCTTGTACTTCCATTTAATCCAGACAGAAGGGTGTTGAATCGTACTTTAATGAAAATGATTGTGTAATGAGAACACGTAAAGGGTTGAATATGATGCAGCATTATGTCTCACCACCAGCTGATTTGAATGTCTTAGGCAGCTTTTGTCTGCGCATCAGCACAGGGAAGGGGTCCCGGCCACTATTGGGCTCATGGACCTCCCTGATCTCCACCGTGTCGTCCACCAGGTGGTACTTGATGGTCACGGGCCTGGTCTCTCCATACAGAGAGTCACTGTCATCCCACAGAGCAAAGAACCGCAGTACCTACAGAGAAGCAGGCAAGGACAGCTGGGAATCAGATCTGGTTAAGTGTCTCCAGTTATCAGAATAGAGACCCCTGATTGAAAATCGGTTCATAGTGAAGAGAAAATGGATCAAGCAGATGCTTGCTGGGTCCATTTCCAATTAATTTTATGAACCATCACAAAACCTCTATAACCAGTGAAGGACTATATAAATAATTGTTTTGCGTAAAAATATGGAAATCACCCAAAGTTTGAGTTATGAGATTTTCTCATCACAATAGTGATTTAGGGGTTTCCCAGTTGGACGTATTGTATCTAGAATACGCATGCTGGGTAAGCAATTAGGCAATTTACTTTACCATTGCAGTCTGCTGACTATGGAAACAAAAAATACATAGAAATTACTGTTTTATGTATAAAACAGTCCTTTAAAGAATATAAAACAGAGAACGTAGGTTCACCAAGAAATTGTACATAGTTTGGATGGGAATCTCGGTGTGTATTTGTCTAGACTAAAGTTCAGATCAGCTATCCAACTACGGCATTGTGGAGATGCCATTGAGGCTAGGGTTCATAGCCAAATTGAGTCAGTCAGTGAGTTTAGAATCGAAGGTGCTATCTTCACCTTGCGGTCCATTGTTAGGAACTTGTGTAGCTGGTCAAAGTCAGAGGTTGTGACGTAAGAGGGCTTAGGCTGGGTGCGACTTGAGATGTAAGGGTCCACCGGGGTCGGCTCTGGGTCATTCACAATGATGCCTTCACTTTCCAAGAATTGCTGTCagttacatagagagagagagagagagagagagagagagagagagagagagagagagggagagagagggcccTCACTGCACACGCTGAAATACAGTTAAGGAACATAATCTGATGAAAAGCTGTAGGCTTCACACTCAAATAACCAGTGAGCAGGTGGTGGTTGGGGGATTGGGGACCAATAAAAACATTAAATGTCCTAAGAACAAATTACTATGAACTCCGCAGTCCACATCAAAGTAAAACAGCAAAAGGGACAGAGAAATAAAGCACAATATAAGGGCAGAAAAGACTTCATACATCTCTTGGTGATGTATTGACTCTTGCACTTTCCCCTGTTCTCTCTCCCTTCTTCCCTTGTTCACACCCTCTATCCAGCAGTAATGGAAGTGAGAGTTTACCTGTGTGTAGTCATCGCAGCGTGTGATGTGGTACATCATGCCATAcaccatcaggtccatgcccacgTTAAGGTCTTTCCAGTGATAGTGATCGCCGTGGTCATTTTTGGGGAGGCACTGGCGTTTGATGAGCTTACCTGGTCGTATCCCTGAGTTTTCTACCAGGGGCTCAATGATGCACATGCTGTCATCCTCGAGGTAGTAATAAATGACCACAGAACGCACACGAAACTCTTCATCTGGGGAATGGAGCACATCCTGTTTAAAGTAGGCATAGAAACGCAGCACCTGCAAAGACAAAGACGAATTAAAGAAGGACGACGTGAAATGGGGAAGGTTTACACATCGCCCATTGTCTGAAGTACCTCTTTCTCTTTTAAGGGGTAACCTCATCTCGCAGTTTACATGCGTGACAGATCTGTGGACAAAAGAACTTGTACCCATACACATTTGGGATTGCACGCCTATGCAAGAGTTCAGCCAGTAAGGGTTCAATGTTGTTTGATTGTCTGATTTTTCACCAGAAATGAGGACGTTATCATATTTACACAAAATGTTTACACTTCATTAAAATCTTGAGATTGCAGGATGAATGACAGCAGCAGGGGGCATGAGTCTCCTCTGAACATAATTTCACTCTAGACTTGTAAACAGCAATGAAATATCATTGTCACACATATATATGGGCTGGTTTCCTGTGTACCTTCTTATCCAGGGCCACATAAGCAGGAATGAAGGTGGACAAGTCGCTGCGGTTAGAAGAGTCATAAGTGGGAGCCAGTGCTTCACTGGACAACTCATTGATCTCATCTTGGATCAGCTGAGCTGACAGGAGAGGATCCTGACCAATTCCCACAATGGGCCGATGAGGCAAGGCATAGCCATTCTTAAAAGTCAATGTCTGAGGTCGATGGAAGGCGGATTTCTACACAGAAAGACAAAACAGTAAAATGGTAATGGAAATATGCTTGATGTGCTGAAATAAACTGACATGAATTAAACTGTAGCTGTCCTAATGGTTTTTTTTATAACATGATTACACTGCACTTTAAAACTAATCACCAGAGAAATTGACTGCTGTCCCTTCAAATAAAATTTATACTTGAAATTATATTTGACCAAAATTAACCTGAAGTTCTAGCTAAATTTTTATGCTGTACCAGGTTGGTATGTTATTCCCTGTTACTAGCCAGACACAATTCAGCAATGTTATCATAACTATAGTCCTAATAATTTGCCATGGTATCTAACCTACTGCAGTTTAATGGAAAGCAAGAGCCTGCAAAACTGcaaattatatatgtatatatatatgtgtgtgtgtgtgtgtgtgtagctttccTGGTGATAAATAATAAATCAAGCTAACAGTGTTAGGTTGTAGGTTGTAGCTAGCGTAAGCTAACACTGACAATGGGTTACATTCTCACCGTTACATCCCGAAAAGTGCATCCGGGTAAAAATGGCAGTCCATGGCCGGTATTTACAGACATTGCTGATCTTGTAGTAACTTCGTTCAAAGTTCTCCTGAGCTTGAAGATGCTGAAGCGTTTCACAACCTGAACGATTTCCCCCTCTCCAACGTTTACTAACAATCATGCTAAGCTACGAGATAACTGTGAGCAGCCACGGTATGTGTACATGACGGTAACCATGGAAACGTGTTTCGTTTGTATGGTAACCATGGAAACAGCACAGCGCAAACTATTCCCTCAGCATGGATAAAAAAAGTCAGAGAAGTCAGGGGATAAAAAAAATGGATGAGAGGCAATTTATGCTCCTTTACACTCATTTTAAACAAATGAACTTTCAATGAACTGTTGCCCCTTGCAGTAAATTTTGCGACTACTCTACGCCTTTGTGAAACGTCTGCTTCGTTCCTACAAAAGCTGGGTCTGCAAATGATTTTCAGAATTGTAAATAACTCCACTTAAATCAGATAGCTTCTGTTAATTTTCATGCAACTGACACAATATGAAATTCCAAACTCCACCACTAGAGTGCGCACATTACCCAGCGCAGAGTATGTTGGCGGTGAAAAGGATAAACGACAATTCGCCAAAGGAAATACGAAAGATTCAAGGGAATATGGGCGTTCATGTTCAAAACAGTTTATTCCAGGCACAGGAGTCATATTTTGGTCTCACTTACCAGCTATTGGCACATTTATGTCCTATTCAATATATAAGCACAAGAATTAATCCCAGTAAATAGATGGAGTTGGATTCTTAATATGGATGACCTTAATATGTCCCGTGTACTCTAAAATCAACTCTCAGTCAGGAAAatatcaatcttttttttttttttgaaaactagAACGATTTCTATGATTTAATCCAGTGCAGCGAAGACAAAACTGGATTTATAATAGCTTATATTAAATTGGCAATATGATGGAAGAGACTACGGTTGTATATCCACTGGGAACCTCCGGTCACAGCGCTGGTTCCTTCCTCTCCTTTCCAATTGGAAGAAAAGTGTTGCGTGTGCATTCCCTACGGCGATGGGAGCTCGGCTAACTTCTGATGCTCTCTCACAGAAGTCACAGGTATTCAGACTAGCAGAGACGGGTGGAGAAAGGAGAGGCCAGTGGACACCCACAGAGGGAGGTTGCCACGAGGGAACCTGGTCTACTGAAGAGGACTACAGTAACAGTTGGTAGCTGCTCTAATGACACAACGTTGGCATGATCTGGTTACATACATATCCGGCGAGACAGCAAGTGCAATGTTTAAACCGAGACATTCACCATTTCCATTCAGAGTGTGCACATGCCTACAGAGCAAAACAAGGAAATCAGGGAATGGCAATACACATAAAATCAGATCAGCCCAGGATGTCCAAACCATTGATCATTTGGACCGTTAATAGGTGATCGACCGAGTTTGTTGATTTCAGTGAATTCTTTGTGGCAAGGCAAAGCACTGCACTGTGAATTAAGCATATCAAAAATATTATATGTTTCATCACTAAAACCTCTTTGAGGCGCTCATTAAAATGCTGACACAGCTGTTGAAGTGAATTGATCCCCTTCTTAGGAAGCAAATACATCACCCAGACACAGAAACACTAGGATTGTATCCCTGAGGTGCCAGACAACCTTTGCCAAAGTATAAAAATATCTCATGATAAACCATAattgagaacaaaaaaaaaaacacaacaataaacCATTAAATATTATAAAATATATCTTATAAGGGTTGAGATGAATTCCCAAAAATGCAACTTCTTTTGGTTTTAAAAAAGTTCATTAAGGCAGCGCGGTAGTTGACTTTGGAGAGATTGTCTTAAGATTGCTCGGTTGTGGCACCCGGCACACTGCTCTATTGTACACGTTATGCCACCCCTCTTTAACTCTCTACTAGAATACTGGAGGGTACTGAGTCAAGCAAGCTGCAAGCTTCGTAGTCTGTCATTGCTGTCCCATAGCTTGTATAAAACAGACAGATAAACGGCATTAGTCCTTCAGCCCCTACTTCGTCCATAAAGGCCCTTTTGCTATCCAATGACTCCCCACTTTAATAGGGTCTGGTGAGGTCACGGGCGAGGCAGTGCAGCAGGTGACCTTTCATCCCAAACGTCCACCAATGAGACGCAGACTTCCAGCCAAGCATGCCATGCTGAGTGGGAGCTTATTCTCTAACTGGATGGGGGTCTAGCTTATAATAACCACAATGTCATGCATACTGACAGAGAGGGTGGGCTATCTTCCCAAGTCTGCTGTATCTCGCTGTGCTCCCCCAGTCTGAGTCCAAACCGGCATGGTCCATGGTGGTCCTGCTGCCACTGTACACTCTTTAGAAATGTTCGAGGGGCGGGCGGGGGGCTAGTCCCATGGCCCTTTCATCGTAAGTGCGTACTTTATATTACATTTTGCTCAGGCTCTCTCTCAGCAGCCGCCCCCTCTGCCGCCATCAGTAATATCGGTTGAGGCTGCGAGTTCCGGGGATGTCCGGCTGGCCGTTCATCCAGATCTCTCGGATGATCCGTTCCCTCTCCTCGAGCCGCTGAGCCCTCTCCAGCTCCTCCGCCGACGTGAACACGTTCATGTTCAGGGTGCGCTCGAAGCGTCGGTGCCGTCGCGCCGACAGGTCCGAGGTGGTGTCCCAGTCGGAATCTGAGTCGCTGGAATCAGAGGACGAGTCGGGAGGGCGCGCCCGCTTCTTGGGCGGGGGTCGCTTGCGGGGCTGGCAGTCGGTGCGACAGGATATCTGGACCACCAGGGCGAAGAGggtgaggaagagacccaggcaCACGCCACAGACAAAAAAGAGTGCCGCTCTCTCCGGGTGGTCTGATGAGAAAATGGGTAGTGGACAGttgaaatacaaacaaacaagtaGATTGATATAGGGAGATacaagctgatttttttttcttttcatggtaCAATGCTCAAACGCTTTTGACTTCTGGTTTGCCCTTTAAAAGTCTCTGGAGCAAAAACTCATTTTCCCCTGACCCGTTCACTCTGTTCTGTCATAAAAAGGTATGATTAATCTGCTGCTCACCATTCTGCATGttgaccacttttttttttacctccccaatgtacttggccaattaccccaccctttccagccttcccggtcgctgctccatcccctctgctgatccggggaggactgcagactaccacatgcctcctccgatacatgtggagtccccagctgcttcttttctcctgacagtgaggagtttcaccagggggacgtagcgagtgggaggatcatgctattccccccagttccccctctcccctgaacaggcaccctgaccaaccacaggaggcgctagtgcagtgacaaggacacatacccacgtctggcttcccacccgcagacacggccaattgtgtctgtagggatgcccaacaaagctggaggtaacacggggattcgaaccggcgatctccatgttggtgggcaatggaatagaccgccacgccacctggacaccccgcgTTGACCACTTTGATGGAAACAATTGCTTGATGTTCATGTGCAGAAGTGTCTCATTTACTAAACCACTGGGTTAGAGTCTGCGTAGttctgtttatttgtgtgtggggtgggtgggtggggggtggggggggatcacATCATCTGACCTCCAGGCGGCGATAAAAGTAGTTGTAAACCAGTAATAAGAACAGAATAAGGACATCAATTtaggtttttctttcttttttaaaaaaaaaaagactcctcATAGCCCGATAATACTTACTATGATGCAGACGATAAATATATCACAAAAACATACAGCCGCTTGCAGAACTGGTCAGACTATTTCAGAGGGGGAAGGGTGGGTCACCTGTGATGAGGGTGGGCGTAGCGTCCACCATGATGCTCGTCCCTGGCCCATGTGCAGGACAGGCTGTGTGTTTATTTGCCTGCATGGGCCGGGCCGTGTTGTTCAGCATGCAGCAAGAGTTTATTCAGGTTGACAGACTGGGAGGTAGTGAAACTAGAACGACCCAAACTCCCCAGCGTGTCTGTGTGCTAGCAGCCGGctgcagcaggtgtgtgtgtgcatgcgtgtgtgtgcatgcgtgtgcggtATCTTTACTCGACATTTGCATTCCACCGGTCCACATTCATGCACCTCTCGGCCAAACGCGGGTTTGGATTACACGCTCCGCACGGTGGACTACCAACTTCCACTACACATGAAACCAAACGCTCAAATGCCGACGTCACTCACACAAAGTGCTGAGAATTGACCTTGTGTTGATACTTTCCCCGCTCTTACACACCAACACCGACGCCTGCCAACCTGCTGACGCTGTGACGGCGGCAGTAAACCCAAACGCTGCGGCGCTGAAGTGTTTTAGTTAAAGCTGGTGCAAGAACaatggcagatttttttttaacctattttGAGGGGAAAACAGGGCTCACTGAGCTTGCATGCTCTTCTCTGAAAGAAATTAAATCCTattacacacacacctgtacacccCTCATGTGTCGACTGTTGGCCGCTGTGCAGCACAACTACGAGAAGACAATTAAGCGGAATTTTTGCTGGCAAGACACTTAAGCTTTTGATCTGATGTTGACAAAACATGAAGTAAATGTTGCCCTACCTGCTACGTAGGTGTAGGCTGCCAAAGCGTTGCTAATGAGGGCCATGTTGGCACCGGCGGTGGAGTTGATGATGGGATTAATATCCGGGGTTCGCGGAGgaccttctcctcttcctcctcctcctccttctgaaTTCTTCTCCTCCTCGGAGTATGAGCCGGACTCTCTGACCCGCTTCCTCTCTtcaaagggagagacagacagaccaggaAAGTTCTACTTTAAAGAAGCGGTCCAGGAGTCGACCCACCCGCTTAACACTCCATAAAAGTGCATGGAAAATAGATCTATGTTCAAAATCTTGAGCCGAGGAGGTGTGACGGATAGCCAGACTGATGTTTCATTGGGTGTTGTGGCCAGATTGTACGTGAGGAGTTCCTCAAACACCTCATCAtccccacacatacacatgctggTTTGGGCTGTTTACTGTAAAAGCAAACAAACTGTGCACCGATATGGTGTATTTTGACTGAGGAAGTGTGACTACTGCAGCGAGATCACTgagtcacacacacgcacacgcacacacacacacacacacacacacacacacacacacacacacacacacacacacacacacacacacacacacacacactacatgcatGCACAATCCCTTAGTGGTTTAGATGCTTCAGGAGGAGGCACCACACATACCACAATCTTTGTCTCCCGCACacggcgagagacagagagagagagggagagagaaggggggagagaaagagagagagagggaaagagagagatggagagagaggggagagagagagagacggattcGTGTGATTCACAAGTTATCATTGCATCTGTTTCTTGCAAATTCATTCTGACTCAGGTCATTCTGGGAACAGAACCCCATGGAAAGATTTAGACTCTGGAAGTCTTTCAGaaatccccctcctcctccaataAAATCTCCTAAAAGGACTATTTATAGATGGGAAACAAGtgtttcttctgaattttcctccCAACATCAGTCCTCCCACCGTATAGACGACAGCCTGTGTTGTGCACGCTGTGCGAGGGAGCTGGAATTGGAGGCCAAAGGAGCCTACAACGACTGTTCCTAATGAATAGGGTTTCGGGCTCATTCCGTACACTTAGCTCTGGTTAATGTGAAATCCAACTCTGACTTGATAAAACAGACATGCGCCTGTTTAGCCCCACGTTGACCAGGAACGTTTGGCTGGAAGTAAAACACTTCATGGAAACAGCCAAAGTCAACATGGACTAGGCCTAAATTTGGAATTTGGTGACCTGAGagttgaatgtgtgtgcgtgtgtgtgtgtgtgtgtgtgtgtgtgtgtgtgtgtgtgtgtgtgtgtgtgtgtcttctcctggattgccaccttgccgtggttgagaagcttgtgtgtaccaatgatcccaagagctatgccgtctggagcgtggctcctggtagggtcacccaaggtggacgggTCAAGGAGgtggttccagacgaagcgcgatccaacaaagacctcaacggtggaactgggggtagatgtctccaggtcacaacggcagtgaaggcggatgaaggctgcaacagagggtggtctcaaATCGTCTTGGTtcgccatgccattggactctggccacccccagcTAAGGacagtgtggtggctgcaggcgcatcagcaaCTCCACGTgctcaggcgtcctcccattatgtggctccaggatcggcctctacatcccacctgaggacccagagggacccagagggaggacggtcatactcgaccccgagtgaccaccgatgatgatgatgatgatgtcgtgtgtgtgtgagactcagTAATCTCATTGCAATAGTATCAATGATCTCTCTTGAGCATGCGCATGCATGCAGACATGGATGTTTGAGTCTACCAGTatgatttttaaatttttttttggtTGGTGTGCATGGGCATCCCTGGTGTTCTGTCACACATACGAGTGGCCTCTAACTGCTGAAGCTGTAAAAGGTGCATCAGGCCCCTCTTTATTTAAGAGCAGTTTAGGGTGGAACTCCTGACTAAGTGGTTCCACCTGGACCCACTGCGGTGATGCACACATCGGTAAGCATTCAACTGAATCCGAGCCCCTGGGGACAGGACTCGACCGTGTGGACGATCTGAAGCGTTAGTGTGTGTTGGCACTGCAGCTTAGACTCTCATCCACAGGGGACGTGGAAGAAAAGTCACGGCGGAACCGAGAAGACATCGCTCTACATCTCTGAGGAAGATAGCTGACCAGGGATAGCTACCCATTCAGAGGACATGGAAAAAGGGCGCTTGGATTACTGGTCAGACAACACAGTAGTGAAACCAGGaggtggaaaagaaaaaaagaaaaagaaatcggcATATGTGAAAGCAATTTTGAATTAATAGGTGGCCACTTTGAAACTGGAATCTAAAATAAATAATGGCTCCACGGTGCAATACCTCCCATTGACACAGATGTAAACAGAGAGAACTCGCCACCGAAAAGAGGTTAAAGGTCAGGAAAATACACAGAATGTGTAGAAATTAGGAATGAGGAGGTGTAGAAGGAAAAGAGAGAGGCTCTAACaggatttctccccccccccccttttcctccccaattgtatccggccaattcctccactcttccgagtcatccacCCCCGTCTggcgcagactaccacgtgcctcctccgatacatgtggagtcgccagccgcttcttttctcctgacagtgaggagtttcaccagggggatatagcacgtgggagggtcacgctatttccccgagttccccctctcccctgaacaggcgacccgaccgaccagaggaggcgctagtgcagtgacaaggagacatacccacaaccggcttcccaccctaatcgtgtctgtagggatgcccgaccaagccggaggtaacacggggatttgaactggcgatccccgtgttggtaggcaacggaacgggccgccacgctacccagacgcactAACAGGATTTGTAAGTCTGGCCTTCAAGTGTCCAATGTGGTACAATTCAACGTTAGCAGGCCGGACttggtgttttgtggacttggtatGGGTTGGTCGACTCAACGGATGGGTTCACCCACAGTGTGTATATTACTCATCCGTCAAACAAATTCTCCACTCATGACTTTGTCCCAAGGAGGCGAGAGAACACAAATGAGTCGGATCGGACAGAGATCAGACATGATGTCTTTATTTACAGTAAATGCTGCCCTATCTGGCCCATTACATCAGAGACGGAGATGGGGTTTTCGACATCAAACTCAGCTTGTGAGGCCGGTGTGAGGAAGTAAAGTCATTCATGCGCACAAAACTTTCCACCACACAGCAGCcattcctcctccttctcctcctctctctctctatcattcctcAATCATTTTTCGATCCTCCGGTCAGTGTAATTCTAGTAGCTTAGCGGAGTAATTAGTGTGCTGGACTGAGGCCA includes:
- the LOC130124953 gene encoding protein eva-1 homolog C isoform X3, producing MLDECQDRRSCQVLVNSRVFGTDQCPGSSKNLIVWYKCRPNEYKSKVACEEERMKLSCKRGMQIAVYSAMFGRTQQGTLECPLYNRRAPSVDCQSGLALQVLTARCQGKKSCLVRASTRDFGDPCYSGTRKYLSVIYTCVPKKLLQEPGPNPPVYPPPPSVHDPNVVGDSAPPEGTLVKTSDTVPERKRVRESGSYSEEEKNSEGGGGGRGEGPPRTPDINPIINSTAGANMALISNALAAYTYVADHPERAALFFVCGVCLGLFLTLFALVVQISCRTDCQPRKRPPPKKRARPPDSSSDSSDSDSDWDTTSDLSARRHRRFERTLNMNVFTSAEELERAQRLEERERIIREIWMNGQPDIPGTRSLNRYY
- the LOC130124953 gene encoding protein eva-1 homolog A isoform X4, producing MALISNALAAYTYVADHPERAALFFVCGVCLGLFLTLFALVVQISCRTDCQPRKRPPPKKRARPPDSSSDSSDSDSDWDTTSDLSARRHRRFERTLNMNVFTSAEELERAQRLEERERIIREIWMNGQPDIPGTRSLNRYY
- the efhc1 gene encoding EF-hand domain-containing protein 1, which translates into the protein MSVNTGHGLPFLPGCTFRDVTKSAFHRPQTLTFKNGYALPHRPIVGIGQDPLLSAQLIQDEINELSSEALAPTYDSSNRSDLSTFIPAYVALDKKVLRFYAYFKQDVLHSPDEEFRVRSVVIYYYLEDDSMCIIEPLVENSGIRPGKLIKRQCLPKNDHGDHYHWKDLNVGMDLMVYGMMYHITRCDDYTQQFLESEGIIVNDPEPTPVDPYISSRTQPKPSYVTTSDFDQLHKFLTMDRKVLRFFALWDDSDSLYGETRPVTIKYHLVDDTVEIREVHEPNSGRDPFPVLMRRQKLPKTFKSAGEPFPKCVLEVSPKEVQEYYSPKDFRVGETVELMGRRFLLHDFDDFTKSYFQKNHPDIEIKSMERPKKVSTFQGGSKEFPPYNGFGSLEDSLQNCLSLNPKPPKKDLKKIWENDHKVLRYIAKLDSQNPHDESRHFILSYFLSDDMISIFEKTRRNSGIIGGQFLKKTRIPKPGSTVNNPEFYSPADFAIGAAVEIFCHRFVLTDADHYVLTYLESIADQIPSETLISLRQKMGLHPGQETANNQTVKGDDEVTETSA